The following are encoded together in the Zingiber officinale cultivar Zhangliang chromosome 8A, Zo_v1.1, whole genome shotgun sequence genome:
- the LOC122010377 gene encoding glycine-rich domain-containing protein 2-like — translation MSSNNSARVTSADSFAASSRRRPCHSGTNSSRDLATARRLSLDLVTASRRHLSLLRSFAASPVLHHVPTIARAIRRYDRLWMPLISELTQAAPPSAPPMLLPPSDVHWVWHCHCLDPAGSYLEYCISRFGALIDRPLIIDDENEEYAYYRCREIWAARYPSEQFDFDVDEAAEYEEAVGAEESGSDLFAVVQRYRLLPSFFSDPFVSETVYLVAAQRRYLSFLHLSRVLEDGPFRLVPTSDVLLMLLSHQSYPRSYANDKKEMGDHGRATLSFGELATAGEVEETRKVWEKTFDEPYEKAGVVLEPARSPSRVYFNWAPPEEDVNRIYKGLQPRFLMEVSIFLKGTWGQIEDKYLSDKFLRLRTGRCHMGMKLNEPLLNLSSETWQRIWHLYCEFGTKGIVIEVRQKRNSCLASHKLITKLVFLWNDLLRTTTLTVKKPLEVQVSALTSTTPPVQAPYLLKCVPDRVTDDGGAMISDVVLRMNRYHPQQGRWLSRTVLDHARRECFVIRIRVGRGIWRRGAETPEAVKWEDRIIEIREGPWSYIAGTVGTAPDKIVGTAAPKKEESEIKKMTWCLSTGDVLSIQWESALEIILENENIGEQAKFLSGRKLQYEMKGVDSSSISNEEEEQYLTLVRFAPEYPDGKATALLNWKLLAVEFSPDEDAVLILLLCVAIARTLSVIRKEDLSGLLVRRRVREVAGGQRDWGSVLLPPQSSSSVHLKPWYWNAKMVLASMETDISSLPINKSFPADGKCSMYEHVILSG, via the exons ATGTCGAGCAACAACTCTGCTCGAGTCACCTCCGCCGACTCCTTCGCCGCTAGTAGCCGCCGCCGCCCCTGCCACAGCGGCACCAACAGCAGCCGCGACTTGGCCACGGCTCGCCGCCTCTCCCTTGACCTGGTCACTGCCTCCCGCCGCCACCTCTCCTTGCTCCGCTCCTTCGCCGCCTCTCCCGTCCTCCACCACGTCCCCACCATCGCCCGCGCCATCCGACG GTATGACCGGCTTTGGATGCCGCTGATTTCGGAGCTCACGCAGGCGGCACCGCCTTCGGCCCCTCCGATGCTCCTCCCTCCTTCAGATGTTCACTGGGTGTGGCACTGCCACTGCCTAGACCCG GCGGGGAGCTATCTCGAATACTGCATCTCAAGATTCGGGGCTTTGATTGATCGGCCGCTGATCATCGACGACGAAAACGAGGAGTACGCATACTACAGATGCCGGGAGATCTGGGCAGCCCGGTATCCTTCTGAGCAATTCGATTTCGACGTCGACGAAGCCGCCGAATACGAGGAAGCAGTCGGCGCCGAAGAGAGCGGCAGTGACCTTTTTGCGGTGGTGCAGAGGTATCGcttgctcccttccttcttctccgaCCCCTTTGTTTCGGAGACCGTTTACCTCGTGGCAGCGCAGCGGAGatacttgagcttcctccacctcTCTCGGGTGCTCGAAGACGGGCCATTTCGATTGGTTCCCACCTCCGATGTCCTTCTCATGCTGCTTAGCCATCAA AGCTATCCCAGGAGCTACGCAAATGACAAGAAGGAGATGGGGGATCATGGTAGAGCAACACTGAGCTTTGGCGAGCTAGCAACAGCAGGGGAAGTGGAGGAGACCCGCAAAGTGTGGGAGAAGACCTTCGACGAGCCGTACGAGAAGGCCGGAGTGGTGCTTGAGCCTGCAAGGTCACCCTCACGGGTCTACTTCAACTGGGCACCGCCGGAGGAGGACGTGAACAGGATTTACAAAGGCCTACAACCAAGATTCCTAATGGAG GTCTCTATCTTCTTAAAAGGAACATGGGGGCAAATTGAAGACAAGTACTTAAGCGACAAGTTCCTCCGGCTACGTACAGGTCGATGTCATATGGGTATGAAGCTAAATGAGCCTCTTTTGAATCTGTCTTCTGAAACTTGGCAAAGGATATGGCATCTCTATTGTGAATTTGGAACCAAAGGCATTGTAATTGAGGTTCGGCAAAAAAGAAACAGTTGTTTGGCAAGTCACAAGTTGATCACAAAGCTAGTATTCTTGTGGAATGACTTGTTACGAACCACCACTCTCACGGTCAAGAAGCCGCTAGAAGTGCAAGTGAGTGCGTTGACATCAACCACTCCGCCTGTTCAAGCTCCATACTTATTAAAGTGTGTTCCTGACAGAGTAACTGATGATGGTGGCGCAATGATTTCTGATGTCGTACTACGAATGAATAGGTACCATCCACAACAAGGTCGTTGGTTATCTCGTACAGTTCTTGATCATGCCCGAAGGGAATGCTTTGTGATACGAATCCG GGTAGGAAGAGGCATTTGGAGAAGAGGAGCTGAAACTCCTGAAGCAGTTAAATGGGAGGATAGAATCATAGAAATAAGGGAAGGACCATGGTCATACATTGCTGGAACAGTTGGTACTGCACCTG ATAAAATAGTTGGAACTGCAGCGCCTAAGAAAGAAGAATCAGAAATAAAAAAGATGACATGGTGTCTGTCGACAGGAGATGTACTGTCAATACAGTGGGAAAGTGCACTTGAGATTATACTTGAAAATGAAAATATTGGTGAACAG GCAAAATTTCTTAGTGGAAGAAAGTTGCAATATGAAATGAAGGGTGTCGACTCATCCAGCATATCCAACGAAGAGGAAGAGCAATACTTGACCCTAGTCAGGTTTGCCCCGGAATATCCAGACGGAAAGGCAACTGCACTCCTGAACTGGAAGCTGCTTGCCGTGGAATTCTCGCCAGATGAAGACGCTGTGTTAATCTTGCTGCTATGCGTGGCTATTGCACGTACCCTTTCGGTAATCAGAAAGGAAGATTTGAGTGGCTTGTTAGTGCGTAGAAGAGTTAGAGAAGTTGCAGGAGGGCAGAGAGATTGGGGCTCTGTTCTTCTTCCACCACAATCTTCTTCATCTGTTCATTTGAAACCATGGTATTGGAATGCTAAAATGGTGTTGGCTTCGATGGAGACCGACATTTCTAGCTTGCCAATCAATAAAAGTTTTCCCGCTGATGGTAAATGTTCAATGTATGAGCATGTAATTTTGTCTGGATGA